The Terracoccus luteus genome includes a region encoding these proteins:
- a CDS encoding shikimate dehydrogenase, translating into MLSDAPPDAGGTHPHRCAVWGHPVSHSLSPVLHRAAYAALGLPGWGYERRDVDVDGFDAALAGLDASWRGLSLTMPLKEAALAAAETVGGTARATGAANTLVRIGDGSGGGSGGDGRWAAENTDVVGIVRALADAGAREVTDAVVVGSGATARSAVAALATMGVRRVTLMVRAQPRPETVEQARRSGLTVDVVTLGDWRRADVVVSTVPPPAVGGLDRMPPAGGSGTVLLDVVYGGGRTPLEDAAAAAGWSVAPGVDMLLHQATEQVRLMTGSEAPVEAMREALRAELARRG; encoded by the coding sequence GTGCTGAGCGACGCCCCACCGGATGCCGGGGGCACCCACCCGCACCGGTGTGCGGTGTGGGGTCATCCCGTCTCGCACTCGCTCTCACCGGTGCTGCACCGTGCCGCCTACGCGGCCCTGGGTCTGCCGGGGTGGGGCTACGAGCGTCGGGACGTCGACGTCGACGGGTTCGACGCCGCCCTCGCGGGCCTCGACGCCTCGTGGCGCGGGCTGTCCCTGACGATGCCCCTCAAGGAGGCCGCCCTCGCGGCCGCCGAGACGGTCGGCGGGACGGCGCGGGCGACCGGTGCCGCCAACACGCTCGTGCGGATCGGCGATGGCTCCGGCGGTGGCTCCGGCGGTGACGGGCGCTGGGCGGCCGAGAACACCGACGTCGTCGGCATCGTGCGTGCGCTGGCCGACGCCGGTGCGCGCGAGGTGACGGATGCCGTCGTGGTCGGCTCCGGCGCCACGGCTCGCTCCGCGGTGGCGGCGCTCGCGACGATGGGCGTGCGACGGGTGACCCTCATGGTGCGGGCGCAGCCCCGACCCGAGACGGTCGAGCAGGCGCGACGGTCCGGGCTGACGGTCGACGTCGTCACGCTGGGCGACTGGCGCCGGGCCGACGTCGTCGTCAGCACGGTCCCGCCGCCTGCCGTGGGCGGGCTCGACCGCATGCCCCCGGCCGGTGGTTCGGGCACGGTGCTGCTCGACGTCGTCTACGGCGGCGGACGCACCCCGCTCGAGGACGCCGCCGCGGCCGCGGGGTGGTCCGTCGCCCCCGGGGTCGACATGCTGCTGCACCAGGCGACCGAGCAGGTACGCCTCATGACCGGGTCCGAGGCGCCGGTCGAGGCCATGCGCGAGGCGCTGCGGGCCGAGCTGGCCCGGCGCGGCTGA
- the mltG gene encoding endolytic transglycosylase MltG, translating into MTDHLESSIFGDTDRSHRGGGSGYPDHDDHGHDDRGHHDHDGHDDRRPLSRRERRAERRHGRTKPPLWRRLLVIVLALAVVGGGAFAAFTVLRPVVEGALESNDYPGPGSGEVVIKVATGANGSAIARQLLSQDVIKSTKAFNEAASNDPRSAGIQPGSYTLKKQMKASDALAVLVDPANRDVTRVTIQEGLWAKEIYAKLSQATGVPVAQYTAAAKNASALGLPPSAKGNVEGYLFPASYEFDSDTTAAEQLKTMVAESVKRLEALGVSPANMERVVIIASLVEAESRDNADRPKVARVVENRLADGMRLQFDSTVSYGVGRRSVTTTDAERADDNPYNTYLKDGLPAGPIDNPGESAIEAAAKPAAGNWTYFVTVNPSSGATKFTNDYNQHLANVKEFQAWCQANKGQC; encoded by the coding sequence ATGACCGACCACCTCGAGTCATCCATCTTCGGTGACACCGACCGGAGCCACCGTGGGGGCGGCTCGGGGTATCCCGACCACGACGACCACGGCCACGACGACCGAGGGCACCACGACCACGACGGGCACGACGACCGCCGGCCGCTGAGCCGGCGCGAGCGTCGCGCCGAGCGGCGCCACGGTCGGACCAAGCCGCCCCTGTGGCGCCGGCTGCTCGTCATCGTGCTCGCCCTCGCCGTCGTCGGCGGCGGCGCCTTCGCCGCCTTCACGGTGCTGCGGCCCGTCGTCGAGGGGGCGCTGGAGTCGAACGACTACCCGGGCCCCGGCTCGGGGGAGGTCGTGATCAAGGTGGCGACCGGCGCGAACGGCTCGGCCATCGCGCGTCAGCTGCTGTCGCAGGACGTCATCAAGTCGACCAAGGCCTTCAACGAGGCCGCGAGCAACGACCCGCGCAGCGCCGGCATCCAGCCCGGCAGCTACACGCTGAAGAAGCAGATGAAGGCCTCCGACGCCCTCGCGGTGCTCGTCGACCCCGCGAACCGCGACGTCACCCGCGTGACGATCCAGGAGGGCCTGTGGGCGAAGGAGATCTACGCCAAGCTCTCGCAGGCGACCGGTGTCCCCGTCGCCCAGTACACGGCGGCCGCCAAGAACGCCTCCGCGCTCGGCCTGCCGCCGTCGGCCAAGGGCAACGTCGAGGGCTACCTCTTCCCGGCCAGCTACGAGTTCGACTCCGACACGACCGCCGCCGAGCAGCTCAAGACGATGGTGGCCGAGTCGGTCAAGCGCCTCGAGGCCCTCGGCGTCAGCCCCGCGAACATGGAGCGGGTCGTCATCATCGCCAGCCTCGTCGAGGCGGAGTCGCGTGACAACGCGGACCGGCCCAAGGTCGCGCGGGTCGTCGAGAACCGGCTCGCCGACGGCATGCGGCTGCAGTTCGACTCGACCGTCAGCTACGGGGTCGGGCGTCGCAGCGTGACGACGACCGACGCCGAGCGGGCCGACGACAACCCGTACAACACCTATCTCAAGGACGGGCTGCCGGCCGGGCCGATCGACAACCCGGGCGAGAGCGCCATCGAGGCCGCCGCCAAGCCGGCCGCGGGGAACTGGACCTACTTCGTCACCGTCAACCCGTCGTCCGGCGCGACGAAGTTCACGAACGACTACAACCAGCACCTCGCCAACGTCAAGGAGTTCCAAGCCTGGTGCCAGGCCAACAAGGGCCAGTGCTGA
- the ruvX gene encoding Holliday junction resolvase RuvX produces MTEPPTGIPTTGTPAERSTTSAPDPDVEPPTRRPGVRVGVDVGDVRVGVSASDPSGILAHPVATLARDADGDADVAELAALVAERRALEVVVGLPRLLSGLEGAAAEKARDYARRLARTLGPTPVRLVDERLTTVDAHRRLRDSGVPGRGQRAVVDQAAAVLILQTALDAEGTSGRPPGELVPGTRKPRTKKERHR; encoded by the coding sequence ATGACCGAGCCGCCCACCGGCATCCCGACCACCGGCACACCCGCCGAGCGGTCGACCACCTCGGCTCCCGACCCCGACGTCGAGCCGCCCACCCGGCGTCCCGGGGTGCGGGTCGGGGTCGACGTCGGTGACGTCCGTGTGGGAGTGAGCGCCAGCGACCCCTCCGGCATCCTCGCGCACCCCGTCGCCACGCTCGCCCGCGACGCCGACGGGGACGCCGACGTGGCCGAGCTGGCGGCCCTCGTGGCCGAGCGACGGGCCCTCGAGGTCGTCGTGGGGCTGCCCCGGCTGCTGTCCGGTCTGGAGGGTGCGGCGGCCGAGAAGGCCCGCGACTACGCCCGTCGGCTGGCCCGCACGCTCGGCCCGACACCGGTGCGTCTCGTCGACGAGCGCTTGACCACGGTCGATGCGCACCGCAGACTACGCGACAGCGGCGTGCCCGGTCGGGGACAGCGGGCCGTCGTCGACCAGGCTGCCGCCGTCCTGATCCTGCAGACGGCACTCGACGCGGAGGGGACGTCGGGCCGGCCACCCGGAGAGCTCGTGCCGGGCACCCGCAAACCGCGCACAAAGAAGGAACGCCACCGATGA